From one Paenibacillus sp. FSL K6-1330 genomic stretch:
- a CDS encoding 5'-nucleotidase C-terminal domain-containing protein gives MAIVMLLSLIVPFSPVKVAEAAPQHDQVVISQVYGGGGNGGAVYTHDFIELFNPTGSPVDLTGWKVRYASAAGSFNGTTSLTGIIEPYSYYLIQQQSSGSVGATLPTADAAGTLNLSGSNGKVDLVNAAGDRIDLIGYGSASESETSPTAALSNSTAAVRKELTVGQNDRGHDRDNNAADFAVTTPDPRNSSSPATPVTPGTGLGMVTANPEPNAWPAGTKITLNPPTVGASVYADVYLSGGNGSGFQLVNGPITINEPTRVDAYAVQDGQPDGPVSSFQYDILTQTSVAEARSKAKGEHVWTEGIITHIEGRETYIQDDAAGIVLYDYPLNASVGDRVSVAGVMEIYNNLQEIKPHALLPHDVTGNQVGVPQALPITGADLSAAAGENYEARLVSLNDVTIKSENRPGEYTAEQGGHEFIIYSGLSKLKTVKTFSRITGVVKQFGNIYELIPLGEHALIEEMFSVIASPGAGPIIIGGTVTLSSPTQGASIYYTLDGSDPTQASTQYSSPIQIDRDTTIKAVVVSGADVSKVYEFAYKATQQPRIADIQGEDHTSPYTGQTVTDIEGVVTQYGYTFSNGNIKGFYIQDSKPDSNPNTSDAIFVYSTDPIRPQIGDLVSVTGKVAEFNEGSSSNLTSTQIELQSIKKLDQAQQLPEPVTLGKGGRPIPAAIIDNDSMTTFDPGEDAIDFYESLEGMLVRLPQPTIISPYWTSSGTYNIATRVENDTADVITPAGGLVLKEQGNFNPQRLIIAYGNPGQEVSTGDTFADDVIGVIGYNSGNFKVIPAKGELPAIHSSSFKQEVSTIDVNDEQLRVATYNIENFYPGVSSAKINKLAESIVNNIKSPDIIGLVEVQDNNGEQNNGTTAADQSYQTLINAIKAAGGPTYSFTDIDPVNNNDGGAPGANIRVGFLYNADRVQLSDSVKGKKGLPTESVAYDAAEDQLTLNPGRIDPLNSAFNASRKPLAAQFEFQGEKVIVIANHFNSKSGDQGPFGNTQPPVLSSETQRHQIAAVVNGFVKDVVSANPDANVVVLGDLNDFQFTETANILKGNELDNLIDTLPLKERYTYTYDGNSQVLDHILVSKNLTRSTQADVVHLNADFPASKGRVSDHDPVVAQIDLKGEAVNGFPLTILHTNDTHANLDTVSSPDNIARRVTAIKEARVNAINPLLVDAGDVFSGTLYFNQYLGLADLEFMNLVQYDAMTFGNHEFDKGSEVLNDFIEHAEFPFVSSNVNFSADAILTQKFKNEVTRDAKDATIYPAIIMEVDGEQVGLIGLTTEDTANIASPGDVTFDDAVQKTRDTVAMLQKESINKIVVLSHLGYDVDVNLAKEVEGIDIIVGGHSHTKLDQAVVDRSDSEPKLIVQTGEKGQFLGRLEVVFDDEGVLQEWNSNLISVDEKDSAGQYVVQPDPEALQILNTKYKPGVEELKQTEVGLTEVKLNGVRADVRTKETNLGNLIADGMLDAAQAAGTNAVIALQNGGGIRESIEAGKVTMGDVMTVLPFNNDLVTITLTGAEIKEAMENGVSKTPAQDGRFPHIAGMKFIYDSTKPVGSRVLRIEVKGKNGYEPIDMNKSYEVATNAFTAKGGDFYASLEKAYLEGRVNLLYKPDYEVFSNYVKRVGTITAKTSAVEGRITDLKGAPLPGGPDPGGPGEPGPGNPGNPGTPGTPGPTTPPVNPSNPGTTPPVEPGKVKVPVKVENGVATGSVTGAAMKEALKQPVGGKITAEVTSTQPITSSSVTIENEALQAWLDQTSAQVLVVATLYGSYELPKKEINLQALAAQTGSDISGLHLVIQLAVDSDALKSAASKGYHALQAVSYTVTAKSSNGKTITLGSFQSYVKRSLNVDKAHALTDIAVVRVGGNGNEYTPVPFKVNGQRIDIYSRTNSTYLVLQNPVTFQDIATHWSKADVESLAAKMIVTGRTEQTFVPNASVTRAEFAALVVRALGLSADAASGSFQDVVSSDWYAGAVQAAVDSGIITGYTDGTFKPNRTITREEMAVMAYNALEYAGYNQADAAKAHFADATSIGGWSKTAVYELAALGILNGDQNQRFNPKSSATRGESAAVLHRLMQDLTYAK, from the coding sequence ATGGCTATTGTAATGCTTCTGAGTCTCATCGTTCCTTTCAGTCCCGTGAAGGTGGCGGAGGCTGCTCCCCAACATGATCAGGTTGTAATCAGCCAAGTGTATGGCGGCGGCGGGAATGGCGGGGCAGTGTATACGCATGATTTTATCGAATTGTTCAATCCGACCGGCAGTCCGGTTGACCTTACAGGCTGGAAGGTACGTTATGCAAGCGCAGCAGGCAGTTTTAACGGCACGACCTCTTTAACTGGTATTATAGAGCCTTATTCTTATTATTTAATCCAACAACAGAGTAGTGGCTCGGTAGGTGCTACTTTGCCGACAGCTGATGCTGCAGGAACACTGAACTTAAGCGGCTCTAACGGCAAAGTAGATCTGGTAAACGCCGCGGGCGATCGTATCGACCTCATTGGCTATGGATCGGCTTCGGAATCTGAGACGAGTCCGACCGCAGCTTTATCTAACAGTACGGCTGCGGTCCGCAAGGAATTGACCGTTGGTCAAAATGACCGCGGCCACGACAGGGATAACAATGCAGCGGATTTTGCGGTTACGACACCGGATCCCCGGAACAGCTCGAGCCCCGCTACGCCGGTCACTCCGGGCACGGGCTTGGGAATGGTAACGGCTAATCCGGAGCCTAACGCCTGGCCTGCCGGTACGAAGATTACGCTGAATCCGCCTACGGTAGGGGCTTCAGTCTATGCGGATGTGTATCTGTCCGGCGGAAACGGCTCCGGCTTCCAGCTCGTCAACGGCCCGATCACCATAAACGAGCCTACGAGAGTGGATGCCTATGCAGTCCAGGATGGCCAGCCGGATGGTCCGGTATCCTCTTTCCAATATGATATTTTAACGCAAACGTCTGTCGCTGAAGCCCGCAGCAAGGCAAAAGGCGAGCATGTGTGGACGGAAGGCATCATTACGCATATCGAAGGCAGAGAAACCTACATTCAAGACGACGCGGCAGGTATTGTTCTCTATGACTATCCCCTCAATGCCAGCGTTGGCGATCGGGTGAGCGTGGCCGGCGTGATGGAGATTTACAACAATCTTCAGGAAATCAAACCGCACGCCTTGCTGCCGCATGACGTGACGGGGAACCAAGTCGGAGTGCCGCAGGCTCTCCCAATTACCGGAGCTGATCTATCTGCAGCTGCAGGGGAGAATTATGAGGCAAGACTAGTCTCCCTGAATGATGTCACCATCAAGTCCGAGAATAGACCTGGGGAATACACAGCCGAGCAAGGCGGGCATGAATTCATCATCTATTCCGGCTTGTCCAAGCTGAAGACGGTGAAAACCTTTAGCCGCATCACGGGCGTGGTGAAGCAGTTCGGCAACATCTATGAGCTGATTCCTCTCGGCGAGCATGCCTTAATCGAGGAGATGTTCTCCGTGATTGCCAGTCCGGGTGCGGGACCGATCATCATCGGGGGAACGGTGACGCTGTCCAGCCCTACGCAAGGGGCGAGCATTTATTATACGCTCGATGGGTCAGACCCGACGCAAGCTAGTACACAGTACAGCTCGCCGATTCAAATAGACCGTGACACAACCATCAAAGCGGTTGTTGTCTCGGGTGCAGATGTGAGCAAGGTATACGAATTTGCTTATAAAGCTACTCAGCAGCCGCGCATCGCGGATATTCAAGGCGAGGACCATACTTCGCCGTATACAGGACAGACGGTAACCGATATTGAAGGTGTTGTAACCCAATATGGTTATACGTTCTCTAACGGCAATATCAAGGGATTCTATATCCAGGATTCGAAGCCGGATTCCAATCCGAATACCTCGGATGCGATTTTTGTGTATTCCACAGATCCAATCCGGCCTCAAATCGGAGATCTGGTGAGCGTAACCGGAAAAGTGGCCGAGTTTAACGAGGGAAGCTCCAGCAACTTGACCTCCACCCAAATCGAGCTGCAATCCATCAAGAAGCTTGATCAGGCTCAGCAGCTGCCCGAACCGGTTACCTTAGGTAAAGGCGGGCGCCCGATACCTGCCGCCATTATCGATAATGACAGCATGACAACGTTCGATCCGGGCGAAGATGCCATCGACTTCTACGAATCTCTGGAGGGCATGCTGGTCAGACTTCCGCAGCCAACGATCATTAGTCCGTATTGGACAAGCAGCGGAACCTACAACATTGCGACCCGGGTCGAGAATGATACCGCGGATGTCATTACGCCTGCGGGCGGTCTCGTTCTGAAAGAACAAGGCAATTTCAACCCGCAGCGTCTTATCATTGCTTACGGCAATCCGGGGCAAGAAGTAAGCACCGGCGATACGTTTGCCGATGATGTGATCGGCGTAATCGGTTATAACAGTGGCAATTTCAAGGTGATTCCGGCTAAAGGAGAGTTGCCTGCAATCCACAGCAGCTCTTTTAAGCAAGAGGTATCCACTATCGACGTGAATGATGAACAGCTCAGAGTGGCGACGTATAATATCGAGAATTTCTATCCGGGTGTTAGCTCCGCTAAAATCAACAAGCTGGCGGAGTCGATCGTAAACAACATCAAGTCTCCGGATATTATCGGTCTCGTAGAAGTACAGGATAACAACGGAGAGCAGAACAATGGAACTACCGCGGCAGACCAAAGCTACCAGACCTTGATTAACGCCATCAAGGCAGCGGGAGGACCCACGTACAGCTTTACCGATATTGATCCGGTGAATAATAACGATGGGGGAGCGCCGGGAGCGAACATTCGGGTCGGATTCCTCTATAACGCCGATCGTGTCCAGTTATCGGACAGTGTAAAAGGCAAGAAGGGGTTGCCGACGGAATCGGTTGCGTATGATGCGGCAGAGGATCAGTTAACCCTGAATCCGGGCCGGATTGATCCGCTGAATTCAGCATTCAACGCATCGCGTAAGCCTCTGGCCGCACAGTTCGAATTCCAGGGCGAGAAAGTGATCGTCATCGCGAATCATTTTAACTCGAAATCCGGGGACCAAGGACCATTCGGCAATACCCAGCCGCCGGTTCTCTCCAGCGAAACGCAGCGCCATCAGATTGCAGCGGTCGTGAACGGGTTCGTGAAAGACGTTGTGTCCGCTAATCCTGATGCGAACGTCGTCGTTCTGGGAGATTTGAATGATTTCCAATTTACCGAGACGGCGAACATTTTGAAAGGCAACGAATTAGACAATCTGATCGATACGCTTCCGCTTAAGGAGCGGTATACCTACACGTATGACGGGAACTCGCAGGTACTGGATCATATTCTCGTCAGCAAGAATCTGACCCGTTCTACGCAAGCCGATGTCGTGCATCTGAACGCCGACTTCCCGGCTTCCAAGGGCCGCGTATCGGATCATGATCCGGTTGTCGCGCAGATCGACCTGAAGGGAGAAGCCGTGAACGGCTTCCCGCTGACGATTTTGCATACCAATGACACGCATGCCAATCTGGATACTGTAAGCTCACCGGATAACATTGCGCGCCGGGTGACGGCGATCAAGGAAGCCAGAGTAAACGCGATCAATCCTCTGCTTGTGGATGCAGGGGACGTATTCTCCGGCACGCTGTATTTTAATCAATATTTGGGACTGGCGGATCTGGAGTTCATGAACCTGGTTCAATATGATGCCATGACCTTCGGTAACCATGAGTTCGATAAAGGATCTGAGGTGCTGAACGATTTCATTGAGCATGCGGAATTCCCGTTTGTTTCCTCGAACGTGAATTTTTCGGCCGATGCTATATTGACCCAGAAATTCAAGAATGAAGTGACCCGGGATGCCAAGGATGCAACCATCTACCCGGCCATCATCATGGAGGTAGACGGGGAGCAGGTTGGCCTCATTGGACTTACAACCGAAGACACGGCGAACATCGCTTCGCCTGGAGACGTCACCTTCGATGATGCGGTGCAAAAGACAAGAGACACCGTGGCGATGCTGCAGAAGGAAAGCATTAACAAAATCGTCGTGCTGTCGCACCTCGGTTATGACGTGGACGTTAACCTTGCTAAGGAAGTTGAAGGCATCGACATCATCGTGGGCGGTCACAGTCATACCAAGCTGGATCAAGCAGTCGTGGACAGGTCGGACAGTGAACCGAAGCTGATCGTGCAGACAGGGGAAAAAGGACAATTCTTAGGTCGGCTTGAGGTCGTATTTGACGACGAGGGTGTTCTGCAGGAGTGGAACAGTAACCTCATTTCCGTTGACGAGAAAGATAGTGCCGGCCAATACGTGGTACAGCCGGATCCCGAAGCCTTGCAAATTCTGAACACCAAATATAAGCCGGGCGTGGAGGAACTAAAACAAACGGAAGTCGGTTTGACCGAAGTGAAGCTGAACGGCGTTCGTGCCGACGTGCGGACGAAGGAAACGAATCTTGGCAACCTGATTGCCGATGGCATGCTGGATGCGGCGCAAGCGGCCGGCACGAATGCGGTCATCGCCTTGCAGAACGGCGGCGGCATACGCGAATCTATTGAGGCAGGCAAAGTCACAATGGGTGACGTGATGACGGTGCTTCCGTTTAACAATGATCTGGTCACGATTACGTTAACGGGCGCCGAGATTAAAGAAGCCATGGAGAACGGGGTTTCCAAGACGCCGGCACAGGACGGGCGCTTCCCGCATATCGCGGGCATGAAGTTTATCTATGACTCCACCAAGCCGGTTGGATCACGCGTCCTGCGTATCGAGGTCAAAGGCAAGAACGGATACGAGCCGATCGATATGAATAAATCCTACGAGGTAGCGACGAACGCGTTTACCGCTAAAGGCGGCGACTTCTATGCTTCGCTCGAGAAGGCTTATCTGGAAGGACGTGTGAACCTGCTCTATAAGCCTGACTATGAAGTATTCTCGAACTATGTGAAAAGAGTAGGCACCATCACAGCCAAAACCTCCGCCGTCGAAGGACGGATTACGGACTTGAAGGGAGCGCCGCTTCCAGGAGGACCTGATCCGGGCGGACCGGGAGAACCTGGACCGGGGAACCCTGGGAACCCGGGCACCCCTGGAACTCCAGGACCGACGACGCCTCCCGTGAATCCTTCGAATCCTGGCACGACCCCGCCGGTCGAACCAGGCAAGGTAAAGGTTCCGGTTAAGGTGGAGAATGGTGTGGCAACAGGCAGCGTCACTGGGGCTGCCATGAAGGAAGCCCTGAAACAGCCTGTTGGCGGAAAAATTACCGCAGAGGTAACAAGCACGCAGCCAATCACTTCTTCATCCGTTACCATCGAGAATGAAGCGCTCCAGGCCTGGCTTGATCAAACAAGCGCACAGGTGCTGGTGGTAGCGACGCTTTACGGAAGCTATGAGCTTCCGAAGAAGGAGATCAATCTCCAAGCTCTGGCTGCGCAAACCGGCTCGGATATTAGCGGCCTTCACTTGGTCATTCAGCTTGCAGTGGATTCGGATGCTCTTAAATCAGCAGCTTCCAAAGGATATCATGCGCTGCAGGCTGTGAGCTACACCGTGACAGCGAAGTCCAGTAATGGCAAGACCATCACGCTCGGTTCATTCCAATCGTATGTGAAGCGGTCCCTGAATGTCGACAAAGCGCATGCTTTGACCGATATTGCGGTTGTTCGAGTGGGCGGAAACGGCAATGAATATACGCCGGTACCATTCAAGGTGAATGGTCAACGAATCGATATCTATAGCCGTACCAACAGCACGTACCTGGTGCTGCAGAACCCGGTAACGTTCCAGGATATTGCTACGCATTGGTCCAAGGCAGACGTTGAATCGCTTGCGGCCAAAATGATCGTAACCGGACGCACAGAGCAGACCTTTGTTCCGAACGCATCGGTCACTCGAGCCGAGTTCGCAGCGCTTGTCGTCCGGGCATTGGGCCTTTCTGCAGACGCTGCGTCAGGCAGCTTCCAGGACGTGGTGTCATCCGATTGGTATGCCGGAGCTGTCCAGGCAGCGGTCGATTCCGGTATCATTACTGGCTACACGGACGGCACCTTTAAGCCGAACCGGACGATCACGCGCGAAGAGATGGCCGTGATGGCCTACAACGCGCTGGAGTATGCCGGATACAACCAAGCCGACGCGGCAAAAGCCCATTTTGCCGATGCGACCTCGATCGGTGGTTGGTCCAAGACAGCGGTGTATGAATTGGCGGCTCTTGGTATTCTGAACGGAGACCAGAATCAGCGCTTCAACCCTAAATCGAGTGCCACCCGCGGCGAAAGCGCCGCTGTGCTCCATCGTTTGATGCAGGATTTGACGTACGCAAAATGA
- a CDS encoding ABC transporter permease, with the protein MNNSVKSLLAVLFGLIAGALLMALTGHNPVEGYKYLIQGGLKNPERIGNTLATATPLILTGLSVAFAFRTGLFNIGAAGQMLFGGFCATAVGLSLDLPRALLLLVMVLVGFIGGALWAVVPGFLKAKYNVHEVVSTIMMNWTAYWTVYYVIPGYFKGASLETESRQLPPEAMLHQQWLSDMFQGSYVNLGFFIAVIAVLVVAFLINKTTLGYELKAVGFNRHASEYAGIAVKRSIVLSMFISGGLAGLAGVAQYTGNASSMQIGILPSQGFDGIAVALLGINAPIGVLVSALFFGILYSGRGFMNAMTEIPPEIADSIIAIIIYFAATSILIERLYRKMKLRRAANKKQGE; encoded by the coding sequence ATGAATAACAGCGTAAAATCGTTGCTTGCCGTCCTGTTCGGACTCATTGCGGGGGCACTGCTTATGGCGCTGACCGGACATAATCCGGTAGAAGGGTATAAGTATCTCATCCAGGGTGGACTCAAGAACCCGGAGAGGATCGGAAATACGCTGGCGACGGCGACTCCGCTTATTTTGACCGGTTTGTCCGTGGCCTTTGCCTTCCGTACCGGACTGTTTAATATCGGTGCTGCAGGCCAGATGCTGTTCGGTGGCTTTTGCGCGACGGCTGTCGGCCTCTCGCTGGATCTGCCGCGGGCTCTGCTCCTGTTGGTTATGGTACTGGTCGGGTTTATCGGAGGTGCGCTATGGGCGGTTGTCCCAGGTTTCCTGAAGGCTAAATATAATGTGCACGAGGTCGTATCCACGATCATGATGAACTGGACGGCCTACTGGACCGTTTATTATGTTATTCCGGGTTACTTCAAAGGGGCGAGCCTGGAGACGGAATCGCGCCAGCTTCCGCCGGAAGCGATGCTGCATCAGCAGTGGCTCAGCGATATGTTCCAAGGTTCTTATGTCAATCTGGGCTTTTTTATCGCGGTCATTGCTGTTCTGGTCGTCGCTTTCCTTATTAACAAAACAACGCTCGGGTATGAATTGAAGGCGGTCGGATTCAACCGGCACGCTTCCGAATATGCGGGTATCGCTGTCAAACGCAGTATCGTACTGTCCATGTTCATCTCCGGCGGCCTCGCGGGCCTCGCCGGTGTTGCACAGTATACGGGGAATGCCTCCAGCATGCAGATCGGCATTCTGCCGAGCCAGGGATTTGACGGGATTGCCGTAGCTCTGCTCGGAATCAATGCACCTATCGGTGTATTGGTGTCGGCCTTGTTCTTCGGAATTCTCTATTCGGGCAGAGGGTTTATGAATGCGATGACGGAGATTCCGCCGGAAATCGCCGATTCGATTATCGCCATCATTATCTATTTTGCGGCAACCAGCATCTTGATCGAACGACTATACCGTAAAATGAAGCTGCGTCGCGCGGCTAATAAAAAGCAGGGGGAGTAA
- a CDS encoding ABC transporter ATP-binding protein has protein sequence MDYVVEMVGIRKEFPGIVANDDITIRLKKGEIHALLGENGAGKSTLMSILFGMYQPDRGVIKVNGKDVRISNPNVANKLGIGMVHQHFKLVEPFTVTENIILGSETRKFFFGLDVRSAAKRVEELSKRYGLNVDPYAKIEDISVGMQQRVEILKMLYRDAEVLIFDEPTAVLTPQEIEDLQGIMKNLVNEGKSIILITHKLKEIKAVADRCTVIRRGKTIGTVEVADTSREAMAEMMVGRSVSFKVDKQESHPGKTVLEIKSLTVKNSKKVDALKGFSLDLHAGEIVGIAGVDGNGQSELIEAITGLRQAESGTVSLNGKTLNGLSVRQRNESGIGHIPEDRQKRGLVLDYTIEENLILEVYNRPPYSKNGLLQPAAIRKHAEHIIQSFDVRSGTGGRSIVRSMSGGNQQKAIIGREVERDPDLLIAVQPTRGLDVGSIEYIHRRLIEQRDKGKAVLLVSLELDEVLNLSDRIAVINNGELVGIVKTSETNERELGLMMAGYQKEEAPHE, from the coding sequence ATGGACTATGTTGTCGAGATGGTGGGCATCCGCAAGGAATTTCCGGGGATCGTGGCCAATGACGATATCACGATTAGACTGAAGAAGGGCGAGATTCATGCGCTGCTCGGCGAGAACGGCGCGGGCAAGTCGACCCTGATGAGCATCCTGTTTGGCATGTACCAGCCTGACCGTGGCGTGATCAAAGTCAACGGCAAGGACGTGCGGATCTCGAATCCGAACGTCGCGAACAAACTTGGAATCGGGATGGTGCATCAGCATTTTAAATTGGTCGAGCCGTTTACCGTAACCGAGAATATTATTCTGGGCAGCGAGACGCGCAAGTTCTTTTTCGGCTTGGACGTGAGATCGGCTGCCAAACGGGTTGAGGAGCTGTCCAAACGATACGGCCTCAACGTGGACCCTTATGCCAAAATCGAGGATATATCGGTTGGAATGCAGCAGAGAGTGGAAATTCTCAAAATGCTGTATCGCGACGCGGAAGTGCTCATATTCGACGAGCCGACCGCTGTGTTGACCCCTCAGGAAATCGAAGATTTGCAGGGCATTATGAAAAACCTGGTCAATGAAGGCAAATCCATCATTCTGATCACCCACAAATTGAAAGAAATTAAAGCGGTTGCGGACCGATGCACGGTCATTCGCCGCGGCAAGACGATTGGCACCGTAGAAGTGGCAGACACGAGCCGCGAGGCAATGGCCGAAATGATGGTGGGCCGCAGCGTTTCCTTTAAGGTGGACAAGCAGGAGAGTCACCCGGGCAAGACCGTTCTTGAGATTAAATCGCTTACGGTAAAGAACAGCAAGAAAGTTGATGCGCTCAAAGGCTTTAGTCTGGACCTGCATGCCGGGGAGATTGTGGGCATTGCAGGCGTGGATGGTAACGGTCAATCGGAACTGATAGAAGCCATTACCGGACTTCGGCAGGCGGAGAGCGGAACGGTGAGCTTGAATGGAAAAACGCTCAACGGTCTATCTGTCCGTCAACGAAATGAAAGCGGAATCGGCCACATTCCGGAGGACCGCCAAAAGAGGGGCCTCGTACTGGATTATACGATTGAAGAGAATTTGATCCTCGAGGTGTATAACCGCCCACCGTATTCCAAGAACGGGCTGCTGCAGCCAGCAGCGATTCGCAAGCATGCGGAGCATATCATTCAGAGTTTTGATGTGCGTTCCGGAACGGGCGGCCGGTCGATCGTGCGTTCGATGTCCGGCGGTAACCAGCAAAAAGCGATCATCGGCCGCGAGGTAGAGCGCGATCCGGATCTGCTTATTGCCGTCCAGCCGACTCGGGGCCTTGACGTAGGCTCGATTGAATATATTCACCGGCGTCTGATCGAACAGCGCGACAAGGGGAAAGCCGTTCTGCTGGTTTCCCTGGAGCTTGATGAAGTGCTGAACTTGTCGGACCGCATTGCCGTTATCAATAACGGTGAACTGGTAGGTATCGTTAAAACCTCCGAAACGAACGAAAGAGAGCTCGGACTGATGATGGCCGGGTATCAAAAAGAGGAGGCACCACATGAATAA
- a CDS encoding BMP family ABC transporter substrate-binding protein yields MKKGVISLISLALSVTMLAGCGDKPASEPSGGAGGDAPKANFKVGMVTDAGTIDDKSFNQGTYEGIEKANKDFNMEYKYLKPAGTTEADYSKEIGNLYDAGFKFIVTPGFKFETAVFKAQDKYKDAKFVIIDGTPHSGDSNPVVKENTVSIFFAEQESGFLAGVATALHVKDGQAGFIGGMEIPPVQKFNWGFQQGVAYANENLGTKLVINKENVVYQGSFDDVAAGSQLAAQMYDRGVNVIFAAAGGVGVGAINEAKTRVQNGSEVWIVGVDVDQYQDGVYEGDKSVVLTSAVKKIDHAAYDMIKAETEGKFPGGQTLTLDATNDGVGLPEKNPNLSDDVLKQVDEVFGKIKAGEVKVTAEQGDLIK; encoded by the coding sequence ATGAAAAAAGGGGTCATATCTTTAATCAGTTTGGCGTTATCTGTCACAATGCTGGCAGGTTGCGGCGACAAACCGGCGTCAGAACCAAGCGGCGGCGCAGGCGGCGATGCACCTAAGGCAAACTTCAAGGTAGGGATGGTTACGGACGCGGGAACCATCGATGACAAGTCGTTTAACCAGGGAACGTACGAAGGTATCGAGAAGGCGAATAAGGACTTCAACATGGAGTATAAATACCTGAAGCCGGCCGGAACGACAGAAGCCGACTACTCGAAAGAGATCGGAAACCTGTATGATGCCGGATTTAAGTTCATTGTAACTCCAGGCTTCAAATTTGAAACAGCCGTGTTCAAAGCACAGGACAAGTATAAAGATGCTAAATTCGTTATTATCGATGGAACACCTCATTCCGGCGACAGCAATCCGGTAGTTAAGGAAAATACAGTATCCATCTTCTTCGCTGAGCAAGAGTCCGGTTTCCTGGCTGGCGTAGCGACTGCGCTTCATGTGAAGGATGGACAAGCTGGATTTATCGGCGGAATGGAAATCCCTCCTGTACAGAAGTTCAACTGGGGCTTCCAGCAGGGTGTAGCTTACGCCAACGAGAATCTCGGCACGAAACTGGTAATTAACAAAGAAAACGTTGTTTACCAAGGATCCTTTGATGATGTTGCAGCAGGCAGCCAATTGGCGGCTCAAATGTATGACCGTGGCGTAAACGTGATCTTCGCAGCAGCAGGCGGCGTTGGCGTTGGTGCGATTAACGAAGCGAAGACTCGCGTACAGAACGGATCCGAAGTATGGATCGTTGGCGTAGACGTTGACCAGTATCAAGATGGCGTTTACGAAGGCGACAAATCCGTTGTCCTGACTTCGGCCGTGAAGAAAATCGACCATGCAGCTTACGATATGATCAAAGCTGAAACCGAAGGTAAATTCCCAGGCGGACAGACGCTTACGCTGGATGCGACCAATGATGGTGTCGGCCTTCCTGAGAAGAATCCGAACCTGAGCGATGACGTCCTTAAGCAAGTTGACGAAGTGTTTGGCAAGATCAAAGCCGGCGAAGTTAAAGTAACGGCAGAGCAAGGCGATTTGATTAAGTAA
- a CDS encoding ABC transporter permease, with protein MWTTIEQIFPYAIAYTIPLLITALGALFSERSGVVNIGLDGLMIVGSFIGAFVIFKMQAQWPGQSWVLWVGLLAAAAASALFSLLHAFASINLSANQIISGTAINMIAGALTIFLARNITGSGKISITNGFAPFDVPVLSKIPVIGDLFFTKTYATTWLVLLVLVLSALILYRTPFGLRLRSCGEHPHAAEAAGIKVQSMRYVGVMISGAFSGLGGAVILLTYSGEFTGNVAGLGFLALASLIFGQWKPLGILLATLFFGFATTVANVSQVIPSLAVIPPVILKIFPYVVTLIALVIFSKSSNAPKAVGEPFDSGKR; from the coding sequence ATGTGGACAACGATTGAACAGATTTTTCCGTATGCCATCGCTTACACGATCCCGCTTTTGATTACCGCCTTGGGCGCGCTGTTCAGTGAACGAAGCGGGGTCGTCAATATCGGCCTTGACGGCTTGATGATTGTTGGTTCTTTCATCGGAGCCTTTGTCATATTCAAAATGCAGGCCCAATGGCCCGGCCAATCGTGGGTACTTTGGGTAGGATTATTGGCAGCAGCGGCAGCGAGTGCACTATTCTCGCTATTACATGCCTTTGCCAGTATCAACCTCAGTGCCAACCAGATCATAAGCGGTACGGCGATCAATATGATCGCGGGTGCCCTGACGATTTTCCTTGCCCGTAACATTACGGGGAGCGGTAAGATCAGCATTACGAATGGTTTTGCACCGTTTGATGTGCCTGTGCTGTCTAAGATACCGGTTATTGGGGATTTGTTTTTTACCAAAACCTATGCAACAACCTGGCTTGTTCTATTAGTGTTAGTGCTCAGCGCACTAATATTGTACAGAACGCCGTTCGGTCTGCGACTCCGGTCCTGCGGCGAGCATCCGCACGCAGCGGAAGCAGCAGGTATTAAGGTACAGTCCATGCGGTATGTCGGCGTCATGATCTCGGGTGCTTTTTCCGGACTTGGGGGGGCTGTCATTCTGTTGACGTATTCCGGTGAATTTACGGGGAACGTAGCGGGACTAGGGTTCCTGGCGCTGGCGTCCCTCATCTTCGGACAATGGAAGCCGCTCGGCATCCTGCTGGCCACCTTGTTCTTCGGATTTGCCACGACGGTAGCCAACGTATCGCAGGTGATCCCGTCATTGGCGGTGATCCCGCCGGTCATTCTCAAGATTTTCCCTTATGTTGTCACGCTGATCGCACTCGTGATTTTCTCCAAATCCTCGAATGCGCCGAAAGCCGTAGGGGAGCCGTTCGATTCAGGTAAACGGTAA